One Odocoileus virginianus isolate 20LAN1187 ecotype Illinois chromosome 4, Ovbor_1.2, whole genome shotgun sequence DNA segment encodes these proteins:
- the LOC110128906 gene encoding transmembrane epididymal protein 1A-like, translated as MGTLGGHLVAALLFLIVALYYSVLVSFALLRGQRFLKSPLPPRDKRGRRWWQLVSGEAVVKVVFSLIVILPELFYPPGTNRMVMVDWEDPKRPFVFQDTWQHVTMYGFFLFSGVVDIVSQACQARQNMKLERAAEALAFCVLVVLMINHIENKSALESRVHALFMLPAFLVALVLIIEVWVPDQPSLWVLKTWMGLVLSNWLLHLGVLMYAPPSGQPWSGDNPVDLAFVTTFFCWHLGLGAVVLAAIYSLCSLWHHRFSSWKRAPGAEYQPCPLCEGSEEPEKFRAGAPQLDGGV; from the coding sequence ATGGGGACCCTCGGGGGACACCTGGTCGCAGCGCTGCTGTTCCTCATCGTAGCACTCTACTACTCGGTGCTGGTGTCCTTCGCTCTGCTGCGGGGACAGAGGTTCCTCAAATCCCCTCTGCCCCCGAGAGACAAGCGAGGGCGCAGGTGGTGGCAGCTGGTTTCTGGGGAAGCCGTGGTGAAGGTGGTCTTCTCCCTGATCGTTATATTGCCCGAGCTCTTCTACCCGCCGGGAACAAACCGGATGGTAATGGTGGACTGGGAGGACCCGAAGCGGCCGTTTGTCTTCCAGGACACCTGGCAGCACGTCACCATGTACGGGTTCTTCCTCTTCAGCGGCGTGGTGGACATCGTGAGCCAGGCATGTCAGGCGCGCCAGAACATGAAACTGGAGCGAGCGGCCGAGGCGCTGGCCTTCTGCGTGCTGGTGGTGCTGATGATAAACCACATTGAGAACAAGAGCGCCCTGGAGAGCCGCGTGCACGCCCTGTTCATGCTGCCCGCCTTCCTGGTCGCCTTGGTGCTCATCATCGAGGTCTGGGTCCCCGACCAGCCCTCACTCTGGGTGCTCAAGACCTGGATGGGGCTGGTGCTCAGCAACTGGCTGCTGCATCTTGGCGTCCTGATGTACGCCCCTCCCTCCGGACAGCCCTGGAGCGGGGACAACCCTGTGGACCTCGCCTTTGTCACCACCTTCTTCTGCTGGCACCTGGGCTTGGGGGCTGTCGTGCTGGCTGCCATCTACAGCCTCTGCAGCCTCTGGCACCATCGCTTCTCCTCCTGGAAAAGGGCCCCAGGTGCTGAGTACCAGCCGTGCCCCCTATGTGAGGGCAGTGAGGAGCCTGAGAAGTTCAGGGCAGGGGCCCCACAACTAGACGGGGGTGTCTAG